The Micromonospora sp. Llam0 genome includes a window with the following:
- a CDS encoding carbohydrate ABC transporter permease — protein sequence MTTATLQPVANKPKRGKGPSSTSERLFKASPLTWFGLILGVLLSFFPFYWMIVIASRTNDAANAWPPPFLPGGNLGENIGRVLANQDANILKGLMNSVLVSGTITVATVFFGSLAGFAFAKLRFRGKNALLLVVLASMMIPIQLGVLPLYILMSELGWLNRMPSVIVPFLIGGFGIFMMRQYAEQAVPNELIEAARVDGCSTWRIFWHVVVPALRPAAAVLGLLTFMEQWNQFFWPFVVLADPTNPTVQISLRSLNSAYFADNSQIFAGTLIATLPLFVVFILFGRQIIGGIMEGAVKS from the coding sequence ATGACCACCGCAACCCTGCAACCCGTGGCCAACAAGCCCAAGCGCGGCAAGGGCCCGTCGTCGACCTCGGAGCGGCTGTTCAAGGCGAGCCCGTTGACCTGGTTCGGCCTGATCCTGGGCGTGCTCCTGTCGTTCTTCCCGTTCTACTGGATGATCGTCATCGCGTCGCGGACCAACGACGCCGCCAACGCCTGGCCGCCGCCGTTCCTGCCCGGCGGCAACCTCGGTGAGAACATCGGCCGGGTGCTCGCCAATCAGGACGCCAACATCCTCAAAGGGCTGATGAACTCGGTCCTGGTGTCCGGCACCATCACCGTGGCGACCGTCTTCTTCGGCTCGCTCGCCGGCTTCGCCTTCGCCAAACTGCGCTTCCGGGGCAAGAACGCGCTGCTGCTCGTCGTGCTCGCCTCGATGATGATCCCGATCCAGCTCGGCGTTCTCCCGCTCTACATCCTGATGTCCGAGCTCGGCTGGCTGAACCGCATGCCGTCGGTGATCGTGCCGTTCCTGATCGGCGGCTTCGGGATCTTCATGATGCGGCAGTACGCCGAACAGGCGGTGCCCAACGAGTTGATCGAGGCGGCCCGGGTGGACGGCTGTTCCACCTGGCGGATCTTCTGGCATGTGGTCGTGCCGGCGCTGCGCCCGGCGGCGGCGGTGCTCGGTCTGCTGACCTTCATGGAGCAGTGGAACCAGTTCTTCTGGCCGTTCGTGGTCCTCGCCGACCCGACCAACCCGACGGTGCAGATCTCCCTGCGCAGCCTGAACTCGGCGTACTTCGCCGACAATTCCCAGATTTTCGCGGGAACGCTGATCGCGACGCTCCCGCTGTTCGTTGTATTCATCCTCTTCGGCCGCCAGATCATCGGCGGCATCATGGAAGGCGCCGTCAAGTCGTGA
- a CDS encoding carbohydrate ABC transporter permease: MSLELDTPASAQPRGHRAGPAGGGAARRRSLTRLDLRLSPYLYVLPFFVIFAIFGVYPIVYTVWIALTDRSPLNAEITFVGLDNFVRLITDDPQFWNAVYNTFGMFLMSTVPQLLIALMLANALNRRIKGQTFFRLAIAMPIITSTAVVALIFSMIYARDFGLVNWLLSLFGVEPVDFRASKLGSWFAISTMVDWRWIGYNALIYLAAMQAISKDMYEAAALDGASRTRQFWSITVPQLRPTIIFTLIISTIGGLQLFTEPLLFTSGPGGISGGSQGQFQTITMYLLDVMNQRFQWGYAGAVSLLLFLLIAFMSLVNYLLARRISSDK, translated from the coding sequence ATGAGCCTGGAGCTAGACACCCCCGCGTCGGCGCAGCCGCGCGGCCACCGGGCGGGTCCGGCCGGCGGTGGGGCGGCCCGGCGCCGCTCGCTGACCCGACTGGACCTCAGACTTTCCCCCTACCTCTACGTCCTGCCGTTCTTCGTGATCTTCGCGATCTTCGGCGTCTACCCGATCGTCTACACCGTCTGGATCGCGCTGACCGACCGGTCGCCGCTCAACGCCGAGATCACCTTCGTCGGCCTGGACAACTTCGTCCGGCTGATCACCGACGACCCGCAGTTCTGGAACGCCGTCTACAACACGTTCGGCATGTTCCTGATGTCCACCGTCCCGCAGTTGCTGATCGCGCTGATGCTGGCCAACGCGCTGAACCGGCGAATCAAGGGACAGACATTCTTCCGGCTGGCCATCGCCATGCCGATCATCACCTCGACCGCGGTCGTCGCGCTGATCTTCTCCATGATCTACGCGCGGGACTTCGGCCTGGTCAACTGGTTGCTGTCGCTGTTCGGCGTCGAACCGGTCGACTTCCGGGCGAGCAAGCTCGGGTCCTGGTTCGCCATCTCCACCATGGTCGACTGGCGGTGGATCGGCTACAACGCGCTGATCTACCTGGCCGCGATGCAGGCGATCTCGAAGGACATGTACGAGGCCGCCGCGCTCGACGGTGCCTCGCGGACCCGGCAGTTCTGGTCGATCACCGTGCCGCAGCTGCGACCCACCATCATCTTCACCCTGATCATCTCGACGATCGGCGGACTGCAGCTGTTCACCGAGCCGCTGCTGTTCACCAGCGGACCCGGCGGCATCTCCGGCGGTTCCCAGGGTCAGTTCCAGACGATCACCATGTATCTGCTCGACGTCATGAACCAGCGGTTCCAGTGGGGCTACGCGGGCGCCGTATCGCTGCTGCTCTTCCTGCTCATCGCGTTCATGTCGCTGGTCAACTATCTGCTGGCCCGCCGGATCAGCTCGGACAAGTGA
- a CDS encoding pyrimidine reductase family protein has translation MTDHPPAPDMPALDPSAPDPPVRRFGPQPAGSALDDPALIEAYAVAAHDHLRVNFVTSVDGAVAVAGRSAGLSGRADKRVFGVLRMLCDALLVGAGTLRQEQYRALRLDDRRRRWRRQHGLPTHPTLVVVSASLDLDPDQPALADAPARPIVLTTTDAPADRRRRLARVAEIVPAGERALDLTAGLSQLRARGHRRLLCEGGPVLLGSLTAADLVDELCLTVSPLLAGAGAGRISAGPASPVRQLRLGQVLVADDGTLLLRYTRAATPGPTRPPSTVTTSKDTIT, from the coding sequence GTGACCGACCACCCACCGGCCCCGGACATGCCGGCTCTGGACCCGTCGGCACCGGACCCGCCGGTCCGCAGGTTCGGGCCACAGCCGGCCGGGTCCGCGCTGGACGACCCAGCCCTGATCGAGGCGTACGCCGTCGCGGCCCACGATCACCTCAGGGTGAACTTCGTGACCAGCGTGGACGGGGCGGTCGCGGTGGCCGGCCGGTCCGCCGGGTTGTCCGGACGCGCGGACAAGCGGGTCTTCGGCGTACTGCGGATGCTCTGCGACGCGCTGCTGGTCGGTGCCGGCACCCTGCGCCAGGAGCAGTACCGGGCGCTGCGGCTGGACGACCGGCGCCGCCGCTGGCGCCGGCAGCACGGTCTACCCACCCACCCCACCCTGGTCGTCGTCTCCGCCTCGCTCGATCTCGACCCGGACCAACCGGCCCTGGCCGACGCACCGGCGCGGCCGATCGTGCTCACCACGACCGACGCGCCGGCCGACCGGCGACGTCGACTGGCCCGGGTCGCGGAGATCGTCCCGGCCGGCGAGCGCGCCCTCGACCTGACCGCCGGGCTGAGCCAGCTGCGTGCCCGCGGCCACCGTCGGCTGCTCTGCGAGGGCGGCCCGGTGCTGCTCGGTTCGCTGACCGCCGCCGACCTGGTCGACGAGCTCTGTCTGACGGTCTCCCCACTGCTCGCCGGCGCCGGTGCCGGCCGGATCAGCGCGGGTCCGGCCAGCCCGGTGCGGCAGCTACGGCTGGGCCAGGTGCTGGTCGCCGACGACGGCACGCTGCTGCTCCGCTACACCCGGGCCGCTACGCCCGGGCCGACCCGACCACCATCGACGGTCACCACAAGTAAGGACACGATCACCTGA
- a CDS encoding LacI family DNA-binding transcriptional regulator yields MTTQRTRSLGRPTLDAVAARAGVGRGTVSRVVNGSPQVSPEARAAVQQAIAELGYVPNRAARALVTQRTDSVALVVSESEERVFGEPFFAGIVRGISSGLLDTPMQLWLAMAQSPAERERVEHHLTNQHVDGVLLLSLHDADPLPTLLEQRGLPSVLGGRPARMLHPDARPAYFVDVDNAGGARLAVEYLLAGGRRRVATIAGPQDMGVGVARLTGYHEAIRHSGPPGGESLVAYGDFSEGSGTAAMRQLLERHPDLDAVFVASDLMACGALRALREAGRRVPDDVAVVGFEDAPIARQSDPPLTTVFQPVEEMGRQMARLLLSRIRHDELQVPYVLLETHMVARDSA; encoded by the coding sequence ATGACAACCCAGCGCACCCGGTCACTCGGGCGGCCCACCCTCGACGCGGTCGCCGCGCGTGCCGGGGTAGGCCGGGGCACGGTGTCCCGTGTCGTCAACGGTTCGCCGCAGGTCAGCCCCGAGGCGCGGGCAGCGGTGCAGCAGGCGATCGCCGAGCTGGGGTACGTGCCGAACCGGGCAGCCCGGGCGCTGGTCACCCAACGGACCGACTCGGTCGCGCTGGTGGTCTCCGAATCCGAGGAGCGGGTCTTCGGTGAACCCTTCTTCGCCGGGATCGTCCGGGGCATCAGCTCCGGGCTGCTCGACACCCCGATGCAGCTCTGGCTGGCCATGGCCCAGTCACCCGCCGAACGGGAGCGGGTCGAGCACCATCTGACCAACCAGCACGTCGACGGCGTGCTGCTGCTGTCGCTGCACGACGCGGATCCGCTGCCGACCCTGCTCGAACAGCGCGGTCTGCCCAGCGTTCTGGGCGGGCGGCCGGCCCGGATGCTGCATCCGGACGCGCGTCCGGCCTACTTCGTCGACGTCGACAACGCCGGTGGCGCCCGGTTGGCGGTCGAGTACCTGCTGGCCGGCGGCCGGCGGCGGGTCGCCACCATCGCCGGCCCGCAGGACATGGGGGTCGGCGTCGCCCGGTTGACCGGCTACCACGAGGCGATTCGGCACAGCGGCCCACCGGGTGGCGAATCCCTGGTGGCGTACGGCGACTTCAGCGAGGGCAGCGGCACCGCGGCGATGCGCCAGCTGCTGGAGCGCCATCCCGATCTGGACGCGGTGTTCGTCGCGTCCGACCTGATGGCCTGCGGCGCTCTGCGGGCGTTGCGTGAGGCCGGCCGCCGGGTGCCCGACGACGTGGCGGTGGTCGGTTTCGAGGACGCCCCGATCGCCCGGCAGTCCGATCCGCCGTTGACCACCGTCTTTCAGCCGGTGGAGGAGATGGGCCGGCAGATGGCCCGACTGTTGCTGTCCCGGATCCGGCACGACGAGCTGCAGGTCCCGTACGTCCTGCTGGAGACTCACATGGTGGCCCGCGACTCGGCCTGA
- a CDS encoding ABC transporter substrate-binding protein encodes MSVTLRRYAAVALASAVMLTATACGSDDADSDPDGPITLVVDIFGDAGFGYDELIEQYEADNPNVTVQQRGVGLGLGDYNTRLTQQITAGSGAGDVVAIEEGTMSQFFAQADKFVDLGEHGANELEGNFLPWKWEAGVLPDGKVLGLGTDVGGMALCYRSDLFEAAGLPTDREEVGALWSSWDDFIEVGQEFKEATPDKAFVDSATSFYNLVLSQIAGAGTGYTYYDTGNQFVMESNPDVKAAFDLTTDMIEAGLSNNLQSFSNEWNAGFKNATFATIACPAWMTGVIEGQAGPEAAGKWDIAKAPGNGGNWGGSFLAVPTSSKYQAAAAELVKYLTSPDGHIAAFEAVGNLPSSPQALADPKVAEAVNEYFSDAPTGEIFAAGASELKPVYLGPKNQAVRTAVENALRAVEQGQSPDEGWQDAITNGTAAGR; translated from the coding sequence ATGAGCGTCACGCTCCGGCGGTACGCCGCAGTCGCACTCGCCTCCGCTGTCATGTTGACGGCCACGGCCTGCGGCTCCGACGACGCCGATTCAGATCCGGACGGCCCGATCACCCTGGTCGTCGACATCTTCGGCGACGCAGGCTTCGGATACGACGAGTTGATCGAGCAGTACGAGGCCGACAACCCGAACGTCACTGTCCAGCAGCGAGGCGTGGGCCTCGGCCTCGGCGACTACAACACCCGACTCACCCAGCAGATCACCGCCGGCTCCGGCGCCGGGGACGTGGTGGCGATCGAAGAGGGCACGATGTCGCAGTTCTTCGCCCAGGCCGACAAGTTCGTCGACCTCGGTGAGCACGGCGCCAACGAGCTCGAGGGCAACTTCCTGCCGTGGAAGTGGGAAGCCGGCGTGCTGCCCGACGGCAAGGTGCTCGGCCTCGGCACCGACGTCGGCGGGATGGCGCTGTGCTACCGCTCGGACCTGTTCGAGGCGGCGGGTCTGCCGACCGACCGGGAAGAGGTCGGCGCGCTCTGGTCGAGCTGGGACGACTTCATCGAGGTCGGCCAGGAGTTCAAGGAGGCCACGCCGGACAAGGCGTTCGTCGACTCGGCGACCAGCTTCTACAACCTGGTGCTGAGCCAGATCGCCGGTGCGGGCACCGGGTACACCTACTACGACACGGGCAACCAGTTCGTGATGGAGAGCAACCCGGACGTGAAGGCGGCGTTCGACCTCACCACCGACATGATCGAGGCCGGGCTGTCGAACAACCTGCAGTCGTTCTCCAACGAGTGGAACGCCGGCTTCAAGAACGCGACCTTCGCCACCATCGCCTGCCCGGCCTGGATGACCGGTGTCATCGAGGGCCAGGCCGGCCCGGAGGCCGCCGGCAAGTGGGACATCGCCAAGGCGCCGGGTAACGGCGGCAACTGGGGCGGTTCGTTCCTGGCGGTGCCGACCTCCAGCAAGTACCAGGCCGCCGCCGCCGAGTTGGTCAAGTACCTGACCAGCCCGGATGGCCACATCGCCGCCTTCGAAGCGGTCGGCAACCTGCCGTCCTCGCCGCAGGCGCTGGCCGACCCGAAGGTCGCCGAGGCGGTCAACGAGTACTTCTCCGACGCCCCGACCGGCGAGATCTTCGCCGCCGGTGCCAGTGAGCTCAAGCCGGTCTACCTCGGCCCGAAGAACCAGGCGGTCCGTACCGCGGTGGAGAACGCACTGCGGGCGGTCGAGCAGGGCCAGTCGCCGGACGAGGGGTGGCAGGACGCCATCACGAACGGCACGGCCGCCGGCCGGTAA
- a CDS encoding GH1 family beta-glucosidase, with protein MTKAASPQTAEFREGSGQLLFPPGFLWGAATAAYQIEGAANIDGRKPSIWDTFSHTPGKVLGGDSGDVACDHYHRYREDVGMMAELGLRSYRFSVSWPRVQPDGSGAANQAGLDFYRRLVDELLAQGIEPWLTLYHWDLPQPLEDAGGWPARDTAARFADYAELVHGALGDRVRYWTTLNEPWCSSFLGYGSGVHAPGITDGADSVRAAHHLMLGHGLAVQAMRAARPDHDFGVTLNLYAVSPETDSAVDVDAARRIDGLANRIFLDPILLGRYPQDVVADLEPVTDLAHVREGDLDVIATPLNVLGINYYSRHVVSGAPAPDGADEPSCWPGSERIRFVTRGLPVTDMGWEVDAPGLVEVLRRVNGEYPEVPIYITENGSAYVDDVVNDKVDDPDRLAYFDAHLRACHEAISHGVPVRGYFAWSLMDNFEWAWGYSKRFGMIHVDYDTQLRIPKSSARWYADVIRRNGLAAQ; from the coding sequence GTGACCAAAGCAGCAAGTCCGCAGACCGCCGAGTTCCGCGAAGGCTCCGGGCAGCTACTCTTTCCACCCGGTTTCCTCTGGGGTGCCGCCACCGCGGCGTACCAGATCGAGGGCGCAGCGAACATCGACGGCCGCAAGCCGTCCATCTGGGACACCTTCAGCCACACTCCGGGCAAGGTGCTCGGCGGGGACAGCGGGGACGTGGCCTGCGACCACTACCACCGTTACCGCGAGGACGTCGGGATGATGGCCGAGCTCGGCCTCAGGTCGTACCGGTTCTCGGTGTCCTGGCCACGGGTGCAGCCCGACGGGTCCGGCGCGGCCAACCAGGCCGGGCTGGACTTCTACCGTCGGCTGGTCGACGAGCTGCTGGCCCAGGGCATCGAGCCGTGGCTGACCCTCTACCACTGGGATCTGCCGCAGCCGCTGGAGGACGCCGGCGGGTGGCCGGCCCGGGACACCGCGGCCCGGTTCGCCGACTACGCGGAGCTGGTGCACGGGGCGCTAGGTGACCGGGTGCGGTACTGGACCACGCTCAACGAGCCGTGGTGCTCGTCCTTCCTGGGGTACGGCTCGGGCGTGCACGCCCCCGGGATCACCGACGGTGCCGACTCGGTCCGGGCCGCCCACCACCTGATGCTCGGCCACGGTCTGGCGGTGCAGGCGATGCGCGCGGCCCGGCCGGACCACGACTTCGGCGTCACGCTCAACCTGTACGCGGTGTCGCCGGAGACGGACTCGGCGGTCGACGTCGACGCGGCCCGGCGCATCGACGGTCTGGCCAACCGGATCTTCCTGGACCCGATCCTGCTCGGGCGGTACCCGCAGGACGTGGTGGCGGACCTGGAACCGGTGACCGATCTGGCCCACGTCCGCGAGGGCGACCTGGACGTCATCGCCACCCCGCTGAACGTGCTCGGCATCAACTACTACAGCCGGCACGTGGTCAGCGGCGCGCCGGCGCCGGACGGGGCCGACGAGCCGTCCTGCTGGCCGGGTAGCGAGCGGATCCGATTTGTCACCCGGGGGCTCCCGGTGACCGACATGGGGTGGGAGGTCGACGCCCCCGGCCTGGTGGAGGTGCTGCGCCGGGTCAACGGCGAGTACCCCGAGGTGCCGATCTACATCACGGAGAACGGCTCGGCCTACGTGGACGACGTCGTCAACGACAAAGTCGATGATCCGGACAGGTTGGCCTATTTCGACGCTCACCTGCGCGCCTGTCACGAGGCAATCTCCCACGGAGTGCCGGTGCGGGGCTACTTCGCATGGTCTTTGATGGATAATTTCGAATGGGCCTGGGGCTATTCGAAGCGCTTCGGCATGATCCACGTCGACTACGACACCCAGCTTCGAATCCCCAAGTCGAGCGCCAGGTGGTACGCCGATGTGATCCGACGTAACGGTCTGGCCGCACAATAG
- a CDS encoding plasmid pRiA4b ORF-3 family protein, translating to MPRQIFHLLVTLSDIAPPVWRRVQVPGGYTLDRVHRVIQHAMGWRDCHLHSFEINGAQYGEPDPAGELLLRDELDTRLDAVATKGARFRYTYDFGDWWEHDVVVEDVTAPEPDVRYPLCADGDQACPPEDVGGAFGYTEFRAAIADPAHPRHAEMADWVSATFDRFGFDPARVTTLLRRLT from the coding sequence ATGCCCCGTCAGATCTTCCACCTGCTGGTCACCCTGTCCGACATCGCGCCGCCGGTATGGCGCCGCGTCCAGGTGCCGGGCGGGTACACGCTCGACCGGGTGCACCGGGTGATTCAGCACGCGATGGGCTGGCGCGACTGCCACCTGCACTCGTTCGAGATCAACGGAGCACAGTACGGCGAGCCGGATCCGGCCGGCGAACTGCTGCTGCGTGACGAACTGGACACCCGGTTGGACGCCGTGGCCACCAAGGGGGCCCGGTTCCGCTACACGTACGACTTCGGTGACTGGTGGGAGCACGACGTCGTCGTCGAGGACGTCACCGCGCCCGAACCGGACGTGCGCTATCCGCTCTGTGCCGACGGGGACCAGGCGTGCCCCCCGGAGGACGTCGGTGGTGCCTTCGGGTACACCGAGTTCCGGGCGGCGATCGCCGATCCGGCGCATCCGCGGCACGCCGAGATGGCCGACTGGGTGAGCGCGACGTTCGATCGGTTCGGGTTCGACCCGGCGCGGGTCACCACCCTGCTGCGCCGGCTGACCTGA
- a CDS encoding ATP-binding protein codes for MQPVGTTQPDFSDQDITVSDTTPEGTPVGRVLGTADATPLQFWTAVGPGSYLQLDDVVVTRRELPGAEPVTIAGVVTQVRARHEGAQFDSDVFAIADGTLPAQVQEAAEVTATRVDPEIYVPPEPGAPVWRAEGDARARALHFDRMERRIPMGTGRDGVPVYLNADFLDGQRGAHVSISGISGVATKTSFATFLLYSVFRSGTLGGDAVNAKALIFNVKGEDLLFLDHPNVRLDEATTAAYAKLGLPAGAFPDVRVYAPPRAGDASGTPDVTSRLTGVDSFYWTVAEFCDQRLLPYVFADADDERQQYTMVVHAVTAYLHRHAQPADGGISLDGRRVHSYPDLVDHIVDQLGDEETRAAWAGSAVGMGTVNAFARRLISSKRDLARLIRGDLATRRPHQINTAESAQVTVVDLHNLPDRAQRFVVGVTLKGEFERKERAGTAKPLLFVVLDELNKYAPRDGSSPIKEVLLDIAERGRSLGVILIGAQQTASEVERRIVTNSAVRVVGRLDPAEASRPEYGFLPAVQRQRVLLAKPGTMFVNQPDIPVPLCLEFPFPAWATRSSEAGDAPSGTLRSIVQAADPFAVVGGRSTADDDIPF; via the coding sequence ATGCAACCCGTGGGCACGACGCAACCGGACTTCAGCGACCAAGACATCACTGTGAGTGACACAACACCGGAAGGTACGCCGGTGGGCCGGGTGCTGGGTACCGCCGACGCCACCCCACTGCAGTTCTGGACCGCGGTCGGCCCCGGCAGCTACCTGCAACTGGACGACGTCGTGGTGACCCGCCGCGAGCTGCCGGGCGCCGAGCCGGTGACCATCGCCGGGGTGGTCACCCAGGTACGCGCCCGCCACGAAGGGGCGCAGTTCGACTCCGACGTGTTCGCCATCGCCGACGGCACCCTGCCCGCCCAGGTGCAGGAGGCCGCCGAGGTCACCGCCACCCGGGTCGACCCGGAGATCTACGTACCGCCGGAGCCGGGTGCCCCGGTGTGGCGGGCCGAAGGCGACGCGCGCGCCCGAGCCCTGCACTTCGACCGGATGGAACGCCGGATCCCGATGGGCACCGGCCGCGACGGGGTGCCGGTCTACCTCAACGCGGACTTCCTCGACGGTCAGCGCGGCGCGCACGTGTCCATCTCCGGCATCTCCGGCGTCGCCACCAAGACCAGCTTCGCCACCTTTCTGCTCTACTCGGTGTTCCGCTCCGGCACGCTCGGCGGCGACGCGGTCAACGCCAAGGCGCTGATCTTCAACGTCAAGGGCGAGGATTTGCTCTTCCTCGACCATCCCAACGTCCGGCTCGATGAGGCGACGACCGCCGCGTACGCCAAACTCGGCCTGCCTGCCGGCGCCTTCCCGGACGTGCGGGTGTACGCCCCGCCGCGCGCCGGCGACGCCTCCGGCACCCCCGACGTGACCAGCCGGCTCACCGGCGTGGACAGCTTCTACTGGACGGTCGCCGAGTTCTGCGACCAGCGGCTGCTGCCGTACGTGTTCGCCGACGCCGACGACGAGCGCCAGCAGTACACGATGGTGGTGCATGCGGTCACCGCGTACCTGCACCGGCACGCCCAGCCGGCCGACGGCGGCATCAGCCTGGACGGTCGGCGCGTGCACTCCTACCCCGACCTGGTCGACCACATCGTCGACCAGCTCGGCGACGAGGAGACCCGGGCGGCGTGGGCCGGCTCGGCGGTCGGCATGGGCACGGTGAACGCCTTCGCCCGCCGGCTGATCAGCAGCAAACGCGACCTGGCCCGGCTGATCCGCGGCGACCTGGCCACCCGCCGCCCGCACCAGATCAACACCGCCGAGAGCGCCCAGGTCACCGTCGTCGACCTGCACAACCTGCCGGACCGGGCGCAGCGGTTCGTGGTCGGCGTGACCCTCAAGGGCGAGTTCGAGCGCAAGGAGCGGGCCGGCACCGCCAAGCCGTTGCTGTTCGTCGTGCTCGACGAGCTCAACAAGTACGCGCCCCGGGACGGCTCGTCACCGATCAAGGAGGTGCTGCTCGACATCGCCGAGCGGGGCCGGTCGCTCGGGGTGATCCTGATCGGTGCCCAGCAGACCGCCAGCGAGGTGGAGCGGCGGATCGTCACCAACTCGGCGGTCCGGGTGGTCGGCCGGCTGGACCCGGCCGAGGCGTCCCGGCCGGAGTACGGCTTCCTGCCGGCGGTGCAGCGGCAGCGGGTGCTGCTGGCCAAGCCGGGCACGATGTTCGTCAACCAGCCGGACATCCCGGTCCCGCTCTGCCTGGAGTTCCCGTTCCCGGCCTGGGCCACCCGCTCGTCGGAGGCCGGCGACGCGCCGTCGGGCACGCTGCGCTCCATCGTGCAGGCCGCCGACCCGTTCGCGGTGGTCGGCGGCCGGTCCACCGCCGACGACGACATCCCGTTCTGA